Proteins co-encoded in one Zymomonas mobilis subsp. mobilis ATCC 10988 genomic window:
- a CDS encoding sugar porter family MFS transporter: protein MNNNSEIENDTQTNVRNTVSDFIGSQLYLLGTVLVTAIAGFLYGYDTGIISGALMNIAHDFKLDAHQQEIITSILLFGAVIGSLVCGRLSAFVGRRHMIMIVTAIFGFSVIAAGYAPTAFWLGAARLVLGFAVGGSSQIVPVYIAELAPADQRGRMVTFYNISIGLGILAAGIVGAFLQEEWTWRTMFSVAAIPAAVLFCSMMMLPESPRWLVRQERVEEARDMLDTVRETDHEVTKELRSIKKISNRTKEAAQDGWKALAQPWVRPALIAGLGVAAFTQLSGIEMMIYYTPTFLRDSGFTEKMAYYSALGVALIYVIMTTIGKLLVDHVGRRKLALCMMPLAALSLFALGIAFNLPGGASEHRWLILACLFAFMVFNAGGIQVIGWLIGSEVYPLCIRARATSLHAATLWGSNLILTSTALTMTSLLGIGGSMWFYGGLNALGFVFVYFMVPETKGRSLEEIESSLKDGSFLPSKKASA, encoded by the coding sequence ATGAATAACAATTCAGAAATAGAAAATGATACCCAAACTAACGTTCGAAATACCGTATCAGATTTTATTGGTTCACAATTATATTTGCTCGGTACCGTTCTGGTAACGGCTATTGCTGGATTTCTTTATGGGTATGACACGGGTATTATTTCAGGCGCATTGATGAATATTGCGCATGACTTCAAACTGGATGCCCATCAACAAGAAATTATTACTAGTATTCTCTTATTTGGTGCCGTGATCGGCTCTCTGGTCTGTGGTCGACTGTCTGCTTTTGTTGGCCGCCGTCATATGATTATGATTGTGACCGCTATTTTCGGTTTCAGTGTGATTGCCGCAGGCTACGCCCCCACGGCTTTCTGGTTAGGTGCAGCCCGCTTGGTTCTCGGCTTTGCCGTTGGCGGATCATCACAAATTGTGCCTGTCTATATCGCCGAATTGGCACCAGCTGACCAACGTGGTCGCATGGTAACCTTCTATAATATTTCGATTGGTCTTGGTATTCTGGCGGCGGGTATTGTCGGCGCTTTCCTTCAAGAAGAATGGACATGGCGGACAATGTTCAGCGTCGCGGCTATTCCGGCGGCTGTCTTATTCTGCTCAATGATGATGCTTCCCGAAAGTCCCCGCTGGTTGGTGCGGCAGGAACGCGTTGAAGAAGCGCGTGATATGCTAGATACCGTCCGCGAAACAGATCACGAAGTCACCAAAGAACTTCGCTCTATCAAGAAAATCAGCAACCGGACGAAGGAAGCAGCTCAAGATGGCTGGAAAGCCTTGGCACAGCCTTGGGTGCGCCCTGCCCTGATCGCAGGTCTAGGCGTCGCTGCTTTTACCCAGCTTTCCGGCATTGAAATGATGATCTATTATACCCCGACCTTCTTGCGGGATTCCGGCTTCACTGAAAAAATGGCCTATTATTCGGCTTTGGGTGTCGCCCTTATTTATGTCATCATGACAACCATCGGGAAATTGTTGGTCGATCATGTCGGTCGTCGTAAATTAGCTTTATGCATGATGCCGCTGGCCGCTCTCAGCCTTTTTGCATTGGGTATTGCCTTTAACCTGCCGGGGGGTGCTTCGGAACATCGCTGGCTTATTCTTGCCTGTCTGTTTGCCTTTATGGTTTTCAATGCAGGTGGTATTCAGGTTATCGGCTGGCTTATTGGTTCAGAAGTCTATCCGCTCTGTATTCGCGCTCGTGCCACCAGCCTTCACGCTGCGACTTTGTGGGGTTCCAACCTCATTTTAACGTCAACTGCGTTAACGATGACCAGCTTATTGGGTATCGGTGGTTCCATGTGGTTCTATGGCGGTCTGAATGCTTTGGGTTTTGTTTTCGTCTATTTCATGGTGCCGGAAACTAAAGGCCGCAGTTTGGAAGAAATCGAATCCAGTCTGAAAGATGGCAGCTTCTTACCCAGTAAAAAAGCCTCCGCCTAA
- the xseA gene encoding exodeoxyribonuclease VII large subunit, producing MNSFSFDGSDLLAKSDATDNVRAFSVSEISGALKRTVEDAFSHIRVRGEISGFTQAGSGHCYLALKDDKAVLDSVIWRGVVSRISFWPENGMEVIATGRLTTYAGRSRYQLVIEQLEIAGQGALMALLDRRRRMLAEEGLFNADRKRALPFMPKIIGVVSSPSGAVIRDILHRLADRCPTHVILWPVPVQGDQAAAKVAAAVRGFSALKAGDAIPRPDLLIVARGGGSLEDLWPFNEEILVRAVAESSIPVISAVGHETDTTLCDYAADLRAPTPTAAAELAVPVRSELVNGLNNLHLRMNNAIARHAKLSEERLDAVRQRLPDGERLLAPFIQLFDDRASQLERDISERMTHARHKLNFYAATLRPALLKARIAREQARLSACRLPTGQRLVIQEQQKLDNVTRRLKQAYQQRLSHADLRFKFLAEKLQPLLLEQRWQQKAELLAACSLKPELVTARLNIWQKNIDQLWRVAEQAHPDKILAKGYARVEDSHSHVVSNAHDAKTHKRLNLIFHDGSVWVAPETPPKSRKADNPPEPPEQTSFL from the coding sequence ATGAATTCTTTCTCTTTTGATGGCTCTGATCTGTTAGCGAAATCTGATGCAACAGACAATGTGCGTGCCTTTTCTGTATCCGAAATTTCTGGTGCTTTGAAACGGACTGTTGAAGATGCTTTTAGCCATATTCGGGTAAGAGGGGAAATATCCGGTTTTACGCAAGCGGGGTCAGGGCATTGCTATCTAGCCTTGAAGGATGACAAAGCCGTTCTTGATTCCGTTATCTGGCGTGGTGTGGTGTCACGGATTTCTTTCTGGCCTGAAAATGGGATGGAAGTTATTGCTACCGGACGGTTGACTACCTATGCCGGTCGTTCCCGTTATCAATTGGTTATTGAACAATTAGAAATCGCCGGACAGGGGGCTTTGATGGCCTTGCTTGATCGGCGGCGGCGGATGTTGGCAGAAGAAGGCTTGTTTAATGCCGATCGTAAGCGGGCTTTGCCTTTCATGCCCAAAATTATCGGGGTTGTCAGTTCACCTTCTGGAGCGGTTATCCGCGATATTTTGCATCGTTTGGCTGATCGTTGTCCGACCCATGTGATTTTATGGCCGGTGCCGGTTCAGGGCGATCAGGCGGCAGCAAAAGTGGCGGCAGCTGTCAGAGGTTTTTCAGCTTTGAAAGCGGGGGATGCTATCCCTAGGCCGGATTTGTTGATTGTTGCCCGTGGTGGTGGGTCGCTGGAAGATCTGTGGCCGTTTAATGAAGAAATATTGGTTCGAGCTGTCGCTGAATCCTCGATTCCGGTGATTTCGGCGGTGGGTCATGAAACCGATACCACCTTATGCGACTATGCCGCTGATTTACGCGCCCCGACCCCGACGGCTGCTGCTGAATTAGCCGTGCCAGTCAGAAGTGAGTTGGTGAATGGCCTGAATAATCTCCATCTGCGGATGAATAATGCCATAGCGCGCCATGCTAAATTATCAGAAGAAAGGCTGGACGCGGTTCGGCAGCGCTTGCCGGATGGTGAACGGCTGTTAGCGCCTTTTATCCAATTATTTGATGATCGAGCATCGCAGTTGGAACGCGATATCTCCGAACGGATGACCCATGCCCGTCATAAGCTGAATTTTTATGCGGCTACTTTGCGGCCTGCCTTGTTAAAGGCAAGAATTGCCCGCGAACAGGCGCGGTTGTCAGCTTGTCGTTTACCCACTGGACAGCGTTTAGTCATACAGGAACAGCAAAAACTCGATAATGTGACGCGGCGATTGAAACAGGCCTATCAACAGCGCTTGTCCCATGCGGATTTACGTTTCAAATTTTTGGCTGAGAAGCTGCAACCCCTGTTATTAGAGCAGAGATGGCAGCAGAAAGCCGAGTTATTAGCGGCTTGTTCTTTAAAGCCAGAGCTGGTGACTGCCCGTTTGAATATTTGGCAGAAGAATATTGACCAGTTATGGCGTGTCGCTGAGCAAGCCCATCCTGATAAAATTCTAGCTAAAGGCTATGCCCGTGTCGAAGATAGCCATAGCCATGTTGTTAGCAACGCCCATGATGCCAAAACGCATAAGCGGTTAAATCTGATTTTCCATGACGGATCGGTATGGGTCGCACCCGAGACACCTCCCAAAAGCAGGAAAGCAGATAATCCACCGGAACCCCCAGAGCAAACCAGTTTTTTATAA
- a CDS encoding nucleoside deaminase codes for MVSVISTFSPFPLPEPMRHALLQAESAAHQGEVPVGAVVTFKGKIIAVAGNAMQPPFIDPTGHAEVRALRQAASVLGSSRLDQCDLWVTLEPCAMCAGAIATARIRRLYYGADDPKGGAVLSGVRLFFQPSCHHQPEIYNDLGSRKASELLRQFFKQKRK; via the coding sequence ATGGTGAGTGTTATTTCCACCTTTTCGCCTTTCCCATTACCTGAACCGATGCGGCACGCTTTGTTACAAGCGGAAAGCGCCGCTCATCAAGGCGAGGTGCCGGTTGGTGCCGTGGTGACTTTTAAAGGTAAAATCATTGCGGTTGCTGGTAATGCGATGCAGCCACCTTTTATTGATCCAACAGGCCATGCCGAGGTCAGGGCATTACGGCAGGCAGCTTCTGTTTTGGGTAGTAGTCGGCTTGACCAATGTGATCTTTGGGTGACTTTGGAGCCTTGTGCGATGTGTGCAGGAGCCATTGCGACAGCGCGTATTCGTCGTCTTTATTATGGTGCAGACGACCCAAAGGGGGGTGCCGTTCTTTCAGGAGTGCGCTTGTTTTTTCAGCCGAGCTGTCATCACCAGCCGGAAATCTATAATGATTTAGGCAGCCGGAAGGCGAGTGAATTATTGCGGCAGTTTTTCAAACAAAAAAGAAAGTAA
- a CDS encoding PepSY-associated TM helix domain-containing protein: MHPFSSVNNSVPEPAPQSANSRKNVTSFHTIVKKQVRLWHWVSAAIFCVTMLLFSVTGFMMNHGHDIFAPHLTTTEKQFELPQDLLPALQQPLKKAEEKSVKVKEGGFDWGQLASQEVSQPLPENVVQWLKSQHLPAKKQAFWTDKFVYFVTPKLGMRDRLLIERDNGHVHYEHTSRGWIGFIDDLHRGGHVGTGWPLFIDVFAIACIIFSISGIWLLQIHARKRPSTWPLVALGLAVPIVIILVALHSH; encoded by the coding sequence ATGCATCCATTCTCTTCGGTGAACAATTCTGTGCCTGAACCAGCGCCGCAGTCCGCTAATAGTCGGAAGAATGTGACCTCTTTTCATACGATTGTGAAAAAGCAGGTACGCTTATGGCATTGGGTCAGTGCTGCAATCTTTTGTGTGACAATGCTGCTTTTTTCAGTGACCGGATTCATGATGAATCATGGTCATGATATTTTTGCGCCGCATTTGACGACCACAGAAAAACAATTTGAATTGCCACAAGATTTGCTTCCGGCGTTGCAACAGCCTTTGAAAAAAGCGGAAGAAAAGTCGGTTAAAGTGAAAGAGGGCGGCTTTGATTGGGGGCAATTAGCTTCGCAGGAAGTCAGTCAGCCGTTACCTGAAAATGTTGTGCAATGGTTAAAGAGCCAGCATTTGCCAGCAAAAAAACAGGCCTTTTGGACGGATAAATTTGTTTATTTCGTCACGCCTAAATTAGGGATGCGTGACAGGTTATTGATTGAACGCGATAATGGTCATGTCCATTACGAGCATACGTCACGGGGTTGGATTGGATTTATTGATGATTTGCATCGCGGGGGGCATGTCGGGACAGGATGGCCGTTATTCATTGATGTGTTTGCGATCGCCTGCATTATTTTTTCTATAAGCGGTATCTGGTTGTTACAGATTCATGCCAGAAAACGGCCTTCGACATGGCCACTCGTGGCTTTAGGATTAGCTGTTCCTATTGTGATTATTTTGGTCGCGCTCCATTCCCATTGA
- a CDS encoding ribbon-helix-helix domain-containing protein — MSPSTEYGAPYHGLVKRSVMIAGHSTSISLEPLFWQALEQAASKRALPLNALIARIDAERVKAADMPNLASALRLWLLFTLSNGRNIFKLNGNGARPK; from the coding sequence ATGTCCCCTTCTACTGAATATGGAGCGCCCTATCATGGCCTTGTTAAACGCTCGGTGATGATCGCCGGTCACTCAACCTCTATCAGTCTTGAACCCCTTTTTTGGCAAGCCCTAGAGCAAGCCGCCTCCAAACGCGCTCTGCCCCTTAATGCCTTGATTGCCCGCATTGATGCGGAAAGGGTGAAAGCCGCCGATATGCCGAATTTAGCAAGCGCCCTTCGACTATGGCTTCTCTTCACCCTCTCCAATGGAAGAAATATTTTTAAGCTCAATGGGAATGGAGCGCGACCAAAATAA
- a CDS encoding hemolysin family protein: MTPHPPLTPFPWHDCLLLIALIAFNGLFAMSELAIISSRRPKLEAMAKTRKGASAALALSAHPGRFLSTMQVGITGISTLAGAVSGETLGGPIGERLAAMDVPNAMAWGFTVAIVVTTYFSLIAGELVPKQIALKAPEQIAAFTAIPVLWLSRLTAPAVWLLDKSSALVFHLAGMTREAHNQVTAEEVRLTITEAFQAGVIEENERQIISGVIRLADRPVREIMTPRTEVGWLDMEADIPTLSKNLASMPHSRMPVAIGSVDNIIGVVHSRDIVRVLMRGEKLDIKRLMRPAPIVPDQTTVMAALDSLRLAEVPLGLVHDEYGHFEGVVAPADLLAAMSGHFVSDVEGRNDPSIIEDKEGHYILSGSLSADQMADKLGFELDEDRDYATVAGFALSVLRHLPKIGEYFTSNGWLFEILDITGHKIEKVGVSKADGENREEN, translated from the coding sequence GTGACACCACATCCTCCTTTAACACCTTTCCCTTGGCATGATTGTCTGCTTTTGATCGCATTGATCGCCTTTAATGGCTTGTTTGCGATGTCCGAGCTGGCGATCATCTCTTCTCGTCGTCCAAAGCTTGAGGCTATGGCAAAAACGAGAAAGGGAGCAAGCGCGGCTTTGGCGTTAAGTGCGCATCCGGGTCGCTTCCTATCAACAATGCAGGTCGGTATTACAGGTATCAGCACCTTGGCCGGTGCTGTTTCTGGCGAAACCCTTGGGGGGCCAATCGGTGAAAGATTGGCCGCGATGGACGTTCCCAATGCGATGGCATGGGGATTTACGGTCGCTATCGTTGTTACCACCTATTTTTCTCTTATTGCCGGTGAGCTGGTTCCGAAACAGATCGCTTTAAAAGCGCCGGAACAGATCGCGGCTTTTACCGCTATCCCCGTTTTATGGCTGTCGCGCCTGACGGCTCCGGCGGTCTGGTTACTGGATAAATCCAGCGCGCTTGTGTTCCATCTGGCCGGAATGACCCGCGAAGCTCATAATCAGGTAACTGCGGAAGAAGTCCGTTTGACGATTACCGAAGCCTTTCAGGCAGGGGTTATCGAAGAAAACGAGCGACAGATTATTTCTGGTGTTATCCGTCTGGCGGATCGGCCTGTGCGTGAAATCATGACCCCGAGAACCGAAGTCGGATGGTTGGATATGGAAGCGGATATTCCGACCTTGTCCAAAAATCTGGCCTCTATGCCTCATAGCCGGATGCCTGTTGCTATCGGTTCAGTCGATAACATTATTGGCGTTGTTCATTCCCGCGATATTGTCCGCGTTTTGATGCGAGGCGAAAAGCTGGATATTAAACGCTTGATGCGGCCTGCGCCTATTGTGCCAGATCAGACCACGGTGATGGCTGCTCTTGATAGCCTGCGTTTGGCCGAAGTGCCTTTAGGGCTGGTTCATGACGAATATGGTCATTTTGAAGGGGTTGTTGCCCCCGCCGATTTATTGGCGGCCATGAGTGGCCATTTTGTGTCCGATGTGGAAGGTCGAAATGATCCTTCCATCATTGAAGATAAAGAAGGACATTATATCCTTTCTGGTTCCTTATCGGCTGACCAGATGGCTGATAAACTGGGATTTGAGCTGGATGAAGATCGCGATTATGCGACGGTCGCCGGTTTTGCTCTTTCTGTTCTGCGACATTTGCCGAAAATCGGTGAGTATTTCACCTCGAATGGTTGGCTATTTGAGATTTTGGATATTACCGGCCATAAAATCGAAAAAGTCGGTGTCTCTAAAGCTGACGGTGAAAACCGCGAAGAAAACTAG
- the hemH gene encoding ferrochelatase, translating to MTESNNPLPISEKIGVLLVNLGTPDAPNAKALRRYLGQFLSDQRVIELPAVFWQIILRGIILPFRAPRSARAYQKIWTNEGSPLAAITKKQAQGLQKRMPNITVDYAMRYGTPSIPSRLEKLIASGCRRILLAPLYPQYSAASTATVQDEAYRYLQKIRWQPNLRSLEPYYTHPAYIQTLKKNIEDQIKALDFKPDSLLLSYHGMPVKTRELGDPYYFQCQATSQALSSLLDIPVITSFQSRFGSQKWFTPATDMTLKELPSKNIRNLAVAMPGFSADCLETLEEIALQGKSTFLEAGGENFAALRCINDSEESLAMLEILVNQGLSGWLKSGE from the coding sequence ATGACAGAATCGAATAACCCGCTGCCTATTTCTGAAAAAATCGGGGTTTTGCTTGTCAATCTAGGCACACCCGATGCCCCTAATGCCAAGGCTTTACGGCGTTATCTTGGGCAATTTCTCTCGGATCAGCGGGTTATCGAACTTCCTGCTGTTTTCTGGCAGATTATTCTACGCGGTATCATTCTTCCTTTTCGCGCCCCCCGCTCTGCCCGCGCTTATCAAAAAATCTGGACGAATGAAGGATCACCTCTTGCTGCCATTACAAAAAAACAGGCGCAAGGCTTACAAAAAAGAATGCCGAATATAACGGTCGATTATGCCATGCGTTATGGGACACCATCCATCCCATCCCGTCTTGAAAAATTAATAGCTTCCGGCTGTCGCCGTATTTTACTTGCGCCGCTTTATCCTCAATATTCAGCGGCCAGCACCGCTACCGTTCAGGATGAAGCCTATCGGTATCTCCAAAAAATTCGCTGGCAGCCGAACTTGCGGAGCTTGGAACCCTATTATACTCATCCGGCTTATATTCAGACCTTAAAAAAGAATATCGAAGACCAGATCAAGGCGCTTGATTTTAAACCGGATAGCCTGCTGCTTAGCTATCATGGCATGCCTGTCAAAACACGAGAACTCGGCGATCCCTATTATTTCCAATGTCAGGCCACCAGTCAGGCTTTATCGTCTCTTTTGGATATACCTGTCATCACCAGCTTCCAATCCCGTTTTGGTTCGCAAAAATGGTTCACGCCAGCAACGGATATGACCTTAAAAGAACTCCCGTCAAAAAATATTCGGAATCTCGCCGTGGCTATGCCCGGATTCTCAGCGGATTGTCTGGAAACACTGGAAGAAATTGCCCTTCAAGGAAAAAGCACTTTTCTAGAAGCAGGGGGTGAAAATTTTGCGGCTCTTCGCTGCATTAACGATAGTGAAGAAAGCCTCGCCATGCTTGAAATTCTGGTCAATCAAGGCCTGTCCGGCTGGCTCAAAAGCGGGGAATAA
- the purD gene encoding phosphoribosylamine--glycine ligase, with protein MNVLLIGTGGREHALAWKIAQSPSLDTFYATTGNPGIAKLAKPADITVTDHAAVVRFCQDNAIDLVVIGPEAPLVDGLGNSLRAASIAVFGPDKAAAQLEGSKGFTKDLCARYNIPTARYQRCRSAEEAKAALDNFSTPVVIKADGLAGGKGVIIAESQLEAEQAIQDMTAGAFGKAGLEIVVEEFMQGEEASFFAISDGETVRPFGTARDHKRVGDGDTGPNTGGMGAYSPATRLTADLEKRVMQEIVTPTVQAMKEQGMPFVGILYAGLMLTSEGPKLIEYNARLGDPECQVLMMRLESDILPLLYAAATGKLQAQPEPTFSKDYAVTVVIAAQGYPASPKKGGIITRLNEAEANGAVVFQAGTTLDNQTLKANGGRVLNVTAKAADFNAARDLAYQAVNVIDYPDGFWRGDIGL; from the coding sequence ATGAACGTCCTGCTTATCGGAACCGGCGGCCGCGAACATGCCTTGGCATGGAAAATTGCTCAGTCGCCATCACTTGATACCTTTTATGCCACAACAGGCAACCCCGGTATAGCAAAACTGGCTAAACCGGCAGATATCACAGTAACAGATCATGCCGCGGTTGTCCGCTTTTGTCAGGACAATGCCATTGATCTGGTCGTGATTGGGCCCGAAGCCCCGCTTGTTGATGGTTTAGGAAATAGCCTGCGCGCAGCCTCTATTGCGGTTTTTGGGCCCGACAAAGCGGCTGCCCAGTTAGAAGGCTCAAAAGGTTTCACAAAAGATCTTTGCGCCCGCTACAATATTCCGACTGCCCGCTATCAACGCTGCCGTAGTGCAGAAGAAGCCAAGGCCGCGCTTGATAATTTCAGCACTCCCGTTGTGATCAAAGCCGATGGTCTCGCTGGCGGTAAAGGCGTCATCATCGCTGAAAGCCAATTGGAAGCCGAACAGGCTATTCAGGATATGACGGCAGGCGCTTTTGGGAAAGCCGGTCTTGAAATCGTGGTCGAAGAATTCATGCAGGGCGAAGAAGCTAGCTTCTTTGCCATTAGTGACGGCGAAACGGTTCGTCCCTTTGGGACAGCACGCGACCATAAACGGGTCGGTGATGGCGATACGGGACCCAATACCGGCGGCATGGGTGCTTATAGTCCGGCAACTCGCCTGACGGCTGATCTCGAAAAGCGGGTGATGCAGGAAATTGTCACTCCCACCGTTCAGGCGATGAAAGAACAAGGCATGCCTTTTGTGGGTATCCTTTACGCCGGATTGATGCTGACCAGCGAAGGACCCAAGCTCATCGAATATAATGCCCGTCTTGGTGATCCTGAATGTCAGGTGCTGATGATGCGGCTTGAAAGTGATATTCTGCCGTTGCTCTATGCAGCAGCTACTGGAAAATTGCAGGCACAACCCGAACCGACTTTCTCAAAGGATTACGCCGTAACCGTGGTCATTGCGGCACAAGGTTATCCGGCCAGCCCGAAAAAAGGCGGTATTATCACCCGACTGAACGAAGCCGAAGCCAATGGAGCGGTTGTTTTTCAAGCAGGCACCACACTCGATAACCAGACCTTAAAGGCCAATGGCGGTCGGGTATTGAATGTCACGGCCAAGGCCGCCGATTTCAATGCTGCCCGCGACCTCGCCTACCAAGCCGTCAATGTCATTGACTATCCCGATGGATTCTGGCGCGGCGATATCGGCCTCTAA
- a CDS encoding Dabb family protein → MTSSSIEINNLLDNATIAARALLKEVGVEKFTSPDFHSGKLQHIVLFRFKKNVTEAERREVTKQFLELAKTSKRPDGQSVIVSIETGSQNSGENAGMDMDQGYIVTFNSEGDRNYYVGRPLVNDPAFFDAAHEQFKSFAGTFLEKAIVFDFKVANE, encoded by the coding sequence ATGACTTCATCCTCGATTGAAATAAATAATCTTCTCGATAATGCGACCATAGCCGCACGCGCACTTTTAAAAGAAGTGGGTGTCGAAAAATTCACTTCGCCTGATTTTCATTCAGGCAAATTGCAGCATATCGTGCTGTTTCGTTTCAAAAAAAATGTCACAGAAGCCGAACGCCGCGAAGTAACAAAGCAGTTTTTAGAATTAGCAAAAACCTCCAAAAGACCAGACGGCCAATCCGTTATTGTCTCTATTGAAACTGGCTCTCAAAATAGCGGCGAAAATGCGGGTATGGATATGGATCAAGGCTATATCGTAACCTTCAATTCCGAAGGCGACCGTAATTATTATGTTGGCCGTCCTTTGGTTAATGATCCTGCTTTTTTCGATGCCGCCCATGAACAGTTCAAATCCTTTGCAGGGACGTTCTTAGAAAAAGCGATTGTGTTCGATTTTAAAGTTGCCAATGAATAG
- the rpmB gene encoding 50S ribosomal protein L28, producing the protein MSRICELTGKGRQVGNNVSHANNRTKRTFLPNLQNVTLISDALGKGVTLRVSTHGLRSVEHVGGLDNWLLKTKNEKLSTRALKVKREVAKKLAAA; encoded by the coding sequence ATGTCGCGCATTTGCGAACTGACCGGCAAAGGCCGCCAGGTAGGCAATAACGTATCCCACGCCAATAACCGGACGAAGCGGACCTTTCTGCCTAACCTTCAGAATGTTACGTTGATTTCCGATGCTTTGGGCAAAGGTGTTACGCTTCGGGTTTCCACCCACGGCCTGCGTTCCGTCGAACATGTCGGTGGTCTGGACAACTGGCTGTTGAAGACCAAAAACGAAAAGCTTTCTACACGAGCTCTTAAGGTAAAACGTGAAGTTGCCAAAAAGCTCGCTGCAGCCTAA
- the lgt gene encoding prolipoprotein diacylglyceryl transferase: protein MPFAFIEQMKSVIHFDALGLSPIAFDFGVWHLFGLTLHPLIHWYALAYITGILLAWRYVLFLLKQPGAPMKPEQTDDLVFWSTLGILVGGRLAYVLFYQPAILENPLEIFKLWEGGMSYHGGMIGVFLAIWWVKTTNHLSWLRIADYIGCAAPIGLFLGRLANFVNGELWGRPSTMPWAVIFPQAGALPRHPSQLYEAGLEGILLFAFLNYQFFATKARLHPGKLAGFFLVGYGLSRFIVEWFREPDVQLGTLSWGLTMGQTLTIPMVIAGLLLIITSKKREISL, encoded by the coding sequence GTGCCATTCGCTTTTATCGAACAGATGAAAAGCGTTATCCATTTTGATGCCTTGGGTTTATCTCCGATCGCTTTTGATTTCGGGGTATGGCATCTTTTTGGATTAACCCTTCATCCCCTGATCCACTGGTATGCTCTGGCCTATATCACCGGCATTCTTTTGGCATGGCGTTATGTGCTATTCCTTTTAAAACAGCCCGGTGCACCCATGAAACCGGAACAAACGGATGATCTGGTTTTCTGGTCAACCTTGGGCATACTTGTCGGCGGCAGGCTCGCCTATGTCCTTTTTTATCAACCCGCCATTCTCGAAAATCCTCTGGAAATTTTCAAATTATGGGAAGGCGGTATGTCCTATCATGGCGGTATGATAGGCGTTTTTCTGGCAATCTGGTGGGTCAAAACCACAAACCACCTCAGCTGGCTTAGAATAGCTGATTATATCGGCTGCGCAGCCCCCATCGGTCTTTTCCTTGGTCGGCTGGCTAATTTCGTCAATGGGGAATTATGGGGACGACCCAGCACAATGCCTTGGGCGGTTATTTTTCCCCAAGCCGGCGCGCTGCCCCGCCATCCCAGCCAACTTTACGAGGCAGGATTAGAAGGTATTTTGCTTTTCGCTTTTCTAAATTACCAATTTTTTGCCACAAAAGCCCGCCTACATCCGGGAAAACTCGCTGGATTTTTTCTGGTTGGTTACGGGTTATCCCGCTTTATTGTTGAATGGTTCAGAGAACCCGATGTCCAGCTAGGCACCTTATCTTGGGGACTAACCATGGGACAAACACTCACCATTCCGATGGTTATTGCTGGTCTCTTGCTCATCATCACGTCAAAAAAACGGGAAATCAGCCTATAA